The Quercus lobata isolate SW786 chromosome 4, ValleyOak3.0 Primary Assembly, whole genome shotgun sequence genome segment ttagtatttgatcaataaacgtattttttatactataaaaacttgaaatttaaacatttgattaatgacatagctattaattttttattttcttgaaattttgtaagtatagaggatataataaaaacatgcaatccaattattgaattttcaaaattcacatataataaaaaaaatattgaaagaatttgaaaagtttctctctaaaccctttcaaaaaaaaaaaaaaaaactcaactaaTTCCCTACATAATAGGCAACATTAGTATTTTACTTTAGTTAATTGCACATTTTATTCCCCACTTGGGCTTGATTATTTAGCAcccataaacaaaagaaattgcGTAGATCTAGCTAACGAAAAACAATAATTTCTCAGAAACgggaacaaaattttattaccaCATTATATACCAAAGAAACATTTACAATAAGTTGAGCTATTAAAttgtttctaacaaaaaaagtTGAGCTATTAAATGCCACTGCAGcataaccaaaataaaagaggaaaataataACCCATACAAACCTCACCTccattgcattaaaaaaaatcatatatatggCTATATTTACTTCAATTACCACATCATTTTTGAAAGGTATAGATTTGTCTTTACCACATAGAATCCAAATGCTTGGATGAGGAAGAAAATGTACTGTTGCATAAATCTGGCGTGATGAATTTACTTCAATTACCACATCATTTTTGTTCCGCAACAGCCATATATACTCTCCACCATTAAAGAAAACTGGATCTATGCAATGTGAACCAGAGAGAGTATATATGGCTGTTGCGGAACAAAAATGATGTGGTAATTGAAGTAAATTCATCGCGCCAGATTTATGCAACAGTACATTAATTTTCTTCCTCATTCAAGCAATTGGATTCTATGTGGTACAGACAAATCTTCCTGAGTCAAATGCTATACATGTGGAAGATGATAATACTCTGTGTGTGCATATCTTCTGAATCTACTCTCTCATGATCAAAAGTCCATTGatgttttttaaactttttcacAATTTCTATGTGCTTCTTTGTTTCTAGCAAGGGCTTGAAATTAGTCCTTGTTGGCATGACGATTCCTCTTGCTCCTAAATTGGAAATCGTGAGGAAAATTTTTCAGGGTGTCATGTTAATTAGTTTCATACATATAATATGTAGTCTTGTAACTTGTTTTGCAGTCATTGTAATAAACACTACTGAATGTGTCAGTGGATGTTACCCTAATTTTTGTTGAACCACATAAATTTGGTGTTCGTGTGTTTACTTTGATCTTTTTATTCTTGCTGTTTATCTTGTTTGCTTGTAAGAGATCTTAATTAACTATCACTTATTCCACaagtttaaattaataaaaaaaaaattgtgaatttaatccaatgtaataatttcattgaaatcaaGTGGACTATCATAATGAAGTAACCCAATTaactattgaatttaatttttattttataaagactATCATAATGAATTAACCCAATCATCTGGACGGTTTTTTAGCTGAAAGGTTTTATATATGCCATTCACTTAGGCAAGGACTATCATAATGAGGCCTTTTTCATGATAATTGTAACGTGGCTTGATTTTGGCAATCAAAATCGGTGACTTTGCCAATCAAAATCGGTGACTTTGCCACTTGGTTTTGGAAACCAAGAGCCTGTTTGGATCAATGGGATTTTGGATCatatcactcaattttcataattGAGTTTTCAAAATGCGTGGATCTCACAAAAACTTTTGTGTTTGGCTTGGTTTTCAACacttgtttccatcactcaaaactcaaaaatttgagatagagtgatggaaacaagaaaaaacaattgggtgttttcaaaaattgagaacTGATTCTCAATGGCAACAACGTAAATATAAGGAGCTTGTGGGGCTCATAACTTGTGTGTTGTCAAATCAGTTCAGAACTCATGTGAtattaccgttgcaaatttgggCTTCAACATTTCACACTTCTCTCAAAATATTTCAGCCAaaattttccctctttctcactTTCCTCTCTCCATCTTGTCACACATGCATGATGTCCAAAAGCAAGTTACACACGGTGTTAGACATCCTGGAAAGCAAGGACTTGCGAATTAAGTCCCAGTTGGTTTAGGACTCTTGTAGCCGCAAGTAAGGCTAGTCAAATTGGCAGAGTCACtatcaagaaaatattaaaagtaaagttaatctaaatatattaattaataaaaaaattaaataaataattgtaaacAAATGTAACTACAAACATATGTTTTCTATCATTAAAATAAACGAACAAATATAACCAATTCATAATTACTAATAATCAAAGGAAAAGATTAATCTATGTACATAAATTTTAGACATCTAATTTGattctttaaaatatattaagataataaattcatcttatagtctatatatataaccgaagcttttaactttttattgacCTCTCCAAAGTTTGccacatcattatcatttttttaaataaaattatttttgcttagTCTAAACTTAACAAGGGGTGAaattctatctctctaacaaatcCAACTTGAACTCAAACTTatcattgtcatttttttaaaacaaaattatttttgcttagtccaaacttaacaaggagcgAAACTCTATCTTTTTAACAAGTCCAAGTCAAACTCAAATCTAAacgttgataatttatctccaaatttgcgaGGTTTATCATCAATACTATAAAAGCAGTgcaaacccctttttttttaataaccgagtagaggtatgagctcttcttctattattttcttctcctctactttgttttttttttttttttaattgttttatgatttttcatgtatttttcaAATGTAATTTTCATACATGAATCACTAAACTCTCTATAGCcgttttttacaagataaaaaaacttgcaataattgaaatttaagattGCTACTATTGCATATGTCTTTGCTTCACCTCATGATATGAAAGTATGTTAATTTCTTGGGTAGAAAGcttatatatgatatattaagaAGAGGTATGACTTTCATTATTTCAACATGGGCTCCTGCTCAACATTTTTTAGCGTGTGTTACATGATGATAAGGTTCATTTAAAGTTTAGtcttgttaaaatttaaaatttattgctttatagattcatgtacttttttctttttcttatatttctcttttgaatagtcatatattttttgaattgttttaataacttattctttaattatataccTTTTTTGGCATATTAgaagttttaacatttgaatttgtgtagtcacacacacacacacacacacacacacacacatacatacatacatacatatatatatatatatatatatatgtacatacatattttatctataatttgtaggttctaaatcttttgatttttttcaatagttatagCCTTAGATTATTCTTTCAAATGTAACCtatatttctcttatatttctctattgtttaatcatatatatcttgttttgtttcaataatttctaaacaGTGAATCATcctattctttaatattttttggtctttcagaagttttaatatctgaattttgagttatttttttgtagtatCTGAAATtgtctaacaaattttttataagtcattgcacgttcaagcaatgacttcttcatcgaattgtaacacaaattgaagtcatacaaaaacaaatcacgCAATGATGtagtttcttaattaatttaaaattttataaaattattttagtttaccGCACAAATAGATATGTTCCCATATGTAGCACGGGTTAGTGACTAATATAAACTATTAAGAATATAGCAAATACCTGTAAAGCTGAAGGTCCTCAAtaccaacaaattaaaatttaggcctaaaaaaaaagggaaaatttttcttaccaaactagtttggagagaaccgcttcaaatttctcatttatctttttattgaatgtgaattttgtaAATCTAGCCATtgaattgtatttaatttttgttctgaacatacatatcaaattttgttcaaatcaaatagtatttactatttgattaataaacttattttttatgcataattttatactacaaaaacttgaaatttaaatatttgattgatgacatagctattagtctttaattttcttaaaattttgtaagtatgaaggatataataaaaacatgcaatccaatagttagattttcaaatttcacatcTAATAACTCCAaaccttttccaaaaaaaagaaaaaggccaaCTAATTCACTATATAATAAGCaacattagtatttttttttactttagttAATTGCACATTTTATTCCCCACTTGGGCTTGATTATTTAGCAcccataaacaaaagaaattgtGTAGATCTAGCTAACGAAAAACAATAATTTCTCAGAAATgggaacaaaattttattaccaCATTACATACCAAAGAAACATTTACAATAAGTTGAGCTAATTAAATGCCACTGCAgcacaaccaaaataaaaaggaaaataataaccCATACAAACCTCACCCccattgcattaaaaaaaaaaatcatatatttttgcCCCTTCTGTCTGAGAATTACACACATATTATCTTGTCACTTGCCTTGAATGCGCAAAGTAAATTCATGCAAGGCTAGAAGAACTTCCTTCAACCTGTCTTTGGTCTCTGCATTGACCAAGTTACCATCTTTATCAAACTTTGCAGGAGGTTCGAATGCATTCAAGCAAAACAATGGCTTATTAATGAAATGAATATCAAGAAAAACTCCGACTTGGCGAAGATGATACTGTGCTCGTTCACCACCACCACTTCCTCCAGTACTTATAATGGCAGCAGCCTTGTTAGCCCAAGCATTTGGTGGTCTAGATGCCCAGTCAACAGCATTCTTCAAAGGTGCTAAGAAAAGAAAGCACAATACATGCACAAAAATTGTAAGTTATACTGCTGTTATGTGTCCATGAAAACTCAATtggcttaattaaaattatatgaaatctaatattctttttcttgaccctaaattaaataaatcttgTATAATCCATAAATCGATTAAAAGAAGCCAATTTCTACAATTTGCCAACGCATGATTCCATAATCATTCGGGttaattaaatatgtttttgGTTCACCTGTCcctagagaaaagaaaaagaagcggATTTTCTAAAAATTCTCTTACGTTCTAATTAATGTTTGGTCTGTTATGGCAAGCATCATGCATAGataactttcttttctttttccttttaaaaagtGATCAGAaacatatttcaaatttttctctgggtatcaaattatttatttcaaaatagatGAGAAAAGACATGAACatggaagaaaattatttatttctaataaaaccataaaaacTTATCCTTcaaacagaatttttttttttttttttttttggggtgggggggggggtgtgttaagttgtttttgaACTAGATTTAACACAACTCTCTtagatttatattaaattataatgatttttacaaagaataaattatattttaataatcatCTATGCACAGCAAAATACACCACTTTAAGCACTTCATTTCTCAAGATTCTTAAACGGAATTAATTAGCAAACGCCAATTTCCACAGAAAAAGCTCAATATATTggagaatgagagaaaagagGTGTACCAGCGAGGGAAAAGTTGTACTCAGGCGAAGCAAAAAGAACACTATcagcttcttttattttctgacGGAAATCTTCGACTTCTGGTGGAAATGTTCCCTGGCCTTCAAGGTCAGTATTTAGCAAAGGTAGCTGGTCGATTTCTATGTACTCTATTTCAATTCCATTGACTGACTCTTGGCTTAGTTGGATtgctacaataatttttatcatatcAAAAACTCATTTCACATAGAGAAAAATTTATCATCAGAAGAATTAAGGAAATAActaatcaacaaataaatatcCTTATATAAAACATGGGTAAAATCTAAGTCAAGATAATTTAATTACTAAATAGTACGTTCTTATTCATccatatgcaatttttttttttaaagtagcaATGCCAAAAATTAAGCGTGAATTCTTCTACAGCTTCTTATTGACTTGTGAGACATGCAAATCAATGAATTAATTGTTTCGTTATCTTAATGTGTTGTACAACTTATAATGCTAGCTAggaacatatataattttttgggaaattttcattttaaacctTATAGTTATAGGGGTGTAACAAATTCAATCTTGttgttttaaaagttaaaaaactaaaccctaatattttaataaataaaaaaattaaatcttaagatttcaaaaaataactaattaaatCTCACACTATTCAAAGGGTAcaacattaaattttaaatttattataaggttaatatgaatttttttttcttttcccattttttcccaaattgtTAAGGTgacaaattatgaatttaattaattacattTCTTTTCATAATAGAATATAATGAACTAAGTTGTTGATAAACAAATTGATGAACTCAACTCGAGAACAAACTTGAACTTTTAATACTTAATTCAACTTGGTGTATTTATAGTCAATAATAATATGGCAGctcaacaattatatataaaagaaactttgtgaaaaaaaaaatctttagtcATCAGaactatttataataaataagagaaaaaagtgACACAAATTACGTACCAGCTCGAATGAGGCCTCGGTGGTAGGAACCTTCACGGAGAGACCCACATATTGCTGCCACTTTGATTATAGGTTTCACTTCATTTGTTGCCTCCatctctctatctttctttgTGTATCAAATAGTAGAAACTATAATGTACAAATGCAATGCAATGCAATGTCTCTCTTTATATCTAAGTCGAACGAACAATATTAATGTACAAAATTAAAACTGCAAATTAATGCAAtgaaatctctctcttttatgtAAAAGTCTTATCTGAAAATGCAAAGCAATGCATTCCAAATTTATAGGAAACCTGGACCGAGCGATactgttgaataaaatattacattAGTTATTATAAGGTTAATTTAAAGCTTATAATCTTATGTGAAGGGTTTGCATGTAGACGTGATTCTGAATGGGTACGTTGATATATGTCAATggtcaaagaaaacaaattttctaaTATGAACATTctagaaaataataacaattacaCAAATCCCAGTGGATGGGGGGTTTATTACGTAAGTGATGAggtttacaaaaaattaaagaaatattgaCTGCGTAATAAGAGATCGACTTCTTAAATAGAACATCAAAGGTTATTAATATAGGACATGCTTTTAGGTACTCTTATTTGTTCAATTGTTTATATATTCAACACATTGAATCAATTAAAGttgaaacttttttgtttttgagaagcCAAATTGTAGGAACGCTGGCTTTTATTCCACTatctcattttaatttttcaaagatTGTGAGTTTTTCTTTAgagtttttttcccccaaaaaggTGACAAATTTGtggtatatatttttataataaaaacttaaaattaatagaaaCCAAAAACTATTCCTTACCCTAAAAGCCTTATGATTCAATTGATTGACacttcttaatatttttaacatctaAGTTTCAAATCTCCATCTTTTGAGTTAAAGGGCAGGCACATTGCATAAACAAGACAAATTCAGTCTGTGATGCACATGGGCCGGCCTATGAAAAGACCAAAATTTATCTGGCCCTTGACCACACCTTGGAAGACTTGTTACTGATAAATCTGAACAATACAGAAATTAGACATCTTGGACTAATCTTCATACAACCATCACCTTTAATAAATCGATTTACGGATCCATAAAACTCATCAAGAAAGATCACAAACCCACGGTGATCCCATGAAAGCCAATTTTGTAACAAGGccaagatttatatatattgaaagctcaaaaatgtgttgaaaacacaagagttgtttagacccccaaattaaagttacggctcgttgattttactctaacttatactaagtgcggaacagAGTAAATGCAAGCGAATAAACACAAAAACTACTCTAACCCATCATAGCAGTAAAcggaaaggtaaaagagtagcaaagaataatgcaaatacaagataacacgccgatgtgttatcgaagaggaaaccaaagaactcgacaaaaaacctcttcgccgccctccaagcaatAATCGATctactagacaatcagttgggatacatgaatagcaagagaccctccaaacctaatctacccaacgcacctaagccctccaaactcctaccccaacaaggcttctcggaaccgtgtcttgttaGCTCTCCAGATCCCacaatacgcccgattgcatctgccaaagcctggcttcttccaatacttcccaggagcaccaaaacctcacttgacactctgaaagggtgtggtaagtgtttggactatcaacctctcaaaaatatgaaaatggagAGGTAAGAGTTGAGAAAAATTCACAATAGATTGTGGAaagaattgtgggtataacaatgtGACTAgaattttctctcagaagcactcctcaacatctgtgggtaatgtgggtataaatagtgtaaGTACAAAAAGTGAGTATCAAAAATAACAATTCAGCAAAATAGAATATTTCGTGGGTATCTCGCAGGAAGGCCTTACTCGTGAGACACTCATGAAAACCAGCTGTCTCCATTCTGTcctaactcttcgcattccagtcatgtgcaaggcacatacTTCATTTTGCGGGAAGCTTACTTGCGAACTAGCCGCAAAAACAGCTTTAGTCTTCaattgccttgagtcttcacatgCTCTATCTCTTTCACacaaaccttacaaataaaacccacatgaaatacaggatacataagattgaacaaaattacaatcaaatttggcacggaattgaagccaacaaaaacatagttgtaaattacaactttacaatctccccctttggctattccatgataaaactcctaaaacagactctagacttaaacgtgagtttgggaatagtggcaaaactcactcacacctaatttagaagctgtgaagcacttccATGTATTTACCT includes the following:
- the LOC115987399 gene encoding NADPH:quinone oxidoreductase-like; the protein is MEATNEVKPIIKVAAICGSLREGSYHRGLIRAAIQLSQESVNGIEIEYIEIDQLPLLNTDLEGQGTFPPEVEDFRQKIKEADSVLFASPEYNFSLAAPLKNAVDWASRPPNAWANKAAAIISTGGSGGGERAQYHLRQVGVFLDIHFINKPLFCLNAFEPPAKFDKDGNLVNAETKDRLKEVLLALHEFTLRIQGK